The nucleotide window CGTATGACTGAGGATCCGAAGATCCTCCGCAAACCTCTCGCGGTCCGCTGCGGGGAGCGGCTCCACGAAGTACCGCTTGATGTTCTCCAGGTGCAGCAGGGACGCGCGCACGGCCGTCTCCTCTCCCAGCGGGGTGAGCCGCACGAGCTTCCCGCGCCGGTCGTCGGGAGATTCCGCGCGTGTCACGAGACCCGCCGCCTCCATACGATCCACAAGCCGGGTGGCGCCGCCGGTGGTCAGGACCTGCTCCTGGGCGATGGCCCGCATCGACAGCCCCGGCTCCCCCGCCCGGCCGAGGATCAGTAGCACCTCGAACACCAGATGGCTGATGCCGCACTCCACCTCCAGCGCTCGGCCGAGGATGTACTCCAGCCGGTTCGCCGCCCCTTGCAGCCGTCCGAACGCCAGGACGAGCTCGTGGTCGGCGGCCTCCTTCGCCGTCCTGATCTCCGCTTCCTCGCCCACGGCCGCGCCGCCCCTCTCGTCGTCCCGGTACCACCGTACCGATCATGTCGGCTCGACCAGTCGAGCGACAGCGGCCCCGTCGTTCGGGCTGTTTCAACGAGCCCAGAAGGGGCCCGGACGCGGAGAGCGGGCGTACTTTCACGCCCGCTCTGCGCAGTCCCGTCGGTGCCATGAATGACGACGGCGCCAGGGCCTCCTGGCATTCGGTTCGCATGGCGATCCCGAGCTGACAGGAGGCCCATCGGGCCGGTCGGGCGACGTATTGACGCGGCCACTCGGTTGACGCGGCCGCTCAGTTGATGCGGACGATCTTCCAGAGCTGGTCGTCGTTGCTCAGGTCGTTCCACTGGACGACCGGAGCGCCGTTGCTGGTGGAGGACCCGGCGACACCGGCGTTGAAGCCGCTGTTGACGTTCTTGAGCTTGTAGTAGCCGTCGCCCGCGTCGGTGAGGGTCCATTTCTGTGAGTCGGCGGTGGAGGGCGTGTTCTGGACGACGGCGGCTCCCGCGGTGGTGGAGCCGCTCCCGATGTCCAGGTTGAGGTTGCTGTTGACGTTCTTGATGTTCCAGGCTCCGCTGCCCGTGGACTGGAAGGTGAACAGCTGGCAGAAGCAGGCGGAGTTGTTCCACTGCTGGACGGCCGTGCCGGTGGCGGTGGAGGCCTGCGGGATGTCGAGGTACCTGCCGCTGTTCTTGTTGGCCAGGACGTACTGACCGGTGCCCAGCGGGGGCAGGGCGGTCTGGGTGAAGTCCCAGCGCTGGCAGTCACAGCTGGTGCCGCTCCACTGGACGGCCTGCGTTCCCACGGCCGTGGAGGCACCCGGGATCTCCAGGTACTTTCCGGTCACGCGGTTGGTGATCGTGTAGCCGCCGGCGGGGTGCGGGGCGACGGCCCATTCGTGGTCGAGGGTGCCGTTGTCGTCCCACTGCAGGATCTTGGCGCCGTCGGCGGTGGACTGGCTCTGGACGCCCAGTACCTTGCCACTGGCCACGTTGAAGATCTTGAAGTAGCCGGAGGCCTGCTGGACGAAGCGCCACTGCTGGTCGGTGCCGTTGGTGGTGGGCTGCTGGGTCGCGCCGGTGCCGTTGGCGGTGGAACCGCCGGCGATGGTGAGCTTCAGGTCGCTGTTCGCGTTGGACACGGTGTAGGTGGCGCCGCTGGAGATGCCGCCGCCCAGGTCGACGACGCTGTAGGTGACCGGGTTGAGGCCGGTGCTTCGCCCGCGGCCCCCGCTGAGCACCATCAGGCTGTGGCCGTCGGCCAGCGGGAGCAGGCCTCGGCTGTAGCCCCTGGCTACGTTGGAACGCATACGGGTCCAGGCGTTCGCCGCGCCGTTCTGCGTGTTGACGAACAGATCGTCCTGGGTGTCGCCGCTGACGACGAGGGTGCCGTTCGGGCCGCCGGCGGGCAGCCAGGTGACGAAGGGCGCGCCGCTGGGGATGGTGCCGTCGGTCGACCGCAGCACCTGGCCGGGGGCGGAGATGAAGTTCTCGGGGTCGGCGGAGATGTGGTAGTACACGGAGCAGCCGCCCTCGGGCGCGCCGCAGTACTCGTGGGTCATGACGTAGTTGCCGTTGGGCAGCCGGGTGACCACGGGCATGCCGGGGCGGGCGGCGTAGGTGGGCATCGCCACGTCGTCCACGACCGGGCCCCAGTTGCGGATGTCCGTGGAGACCTGGTGGACGATCTTCTGGCCGTGGTCGGGGTCGCGCTGGTCGGAGTAGTAGACGATCAGCTTGCCGCCGGAGATCAGGAAGAACGGCTCCCAGACCGGCGTGTAGCCGTTGCTGGATATCGCCCGTCCACCAGTGGCGATATTGGTGACGAAGCTCCAGGTCTGCCCGCGGTCGGTGCTGGCGTAGAGGTCGATCTTGGTTGCCGCCCGGTCGCCGGGCACGGAGTCGCCGGCGGCGAGGATGGTACCCGCCGGGAAGCCACCCATGGCCGTGGGCAGTTCGAACAGCTCGGGCTCCCAGCGCATGCCCCAGCCGTTCTGGGTGTCGGCGACCTCGGAGATCTTCGTCCAGGAGTTGCCGTTGTCGGTGCTGCGGTAGATCGGGAAGACCGGTGTGCCGTTGGTGTACTGCTCGAACGTCGACAGAATCGTGCCGTTGGCCGAGCCGTTGTGCTGCAGACGCAGCGCCCGCGGATAGAGCGAACCGGGCGAGGGCGCGTCCGACGGCGGCGTGTACAGCGTCTGCGACGGACGGACCTCTGCCTTCGCCCGGCCCGCGGCGGGCAGGGCCAGCGTCCCTACCGCGACGATCAGGGACAACATCAATGTGAGGAGGGAGAGAGGACGGGAACGCGGAGCGGCGCCGGGTCTGGCGCCTGTCTGCGCAGGGGACATGTGCGGCTCCCAGGGGAAGGGACGGGGTGTTTTCGGTGCCCGCCGTAGCCCGCGGTGATCCAGGCGGGGAGGCGGAGTCGATGAGCGGCGTCAGCCGGTGCGACGCGGGGGTGCGGACGGCGTCGCGGTGTTGATGCCGCCCGACGGCCGCGCGGTGAGGCGGCCGTCGGGACGGCACAGGGCGGATCGGGCGTGTGGCCGGGTGCCCTGCCGAAGACGGGGGTGGTGCTGCTCAGACGGCCGGAGGTACCGTCCGGCCGTGCGGGGTCGGCGGGGGTGCGGTCGAGCCGCGGACGACGAGTTCGACAAGTGGCTCGCTCGCCGCGGGCTGCTCGGTCTGCGGCCCCTCGATGGCGTGCACGAGTAACTTGATCCCTTCCCGTGCCGCGGCGTCGAAGGGCTGACGCACGGTGGTCAGCGGTGGAGTGACGTGGGCGAAGACGGGGTCGCCGTCGAAACCGACCACGCTGATGTCCTCCGGCACACGGCGTCCGGCCTCCCGCAGGGCGTGGATCAGGCCGACGGCCATCTCGTCGCCCGCCGCGAACACCGCGGTCACGGAGGTGTCCGCAGCCAGCCGGCGGCCTGCCTCGTAGCCGGAGTCGAGTGACCAGTCCCCCTCGATCACGGGGGGTTCGTACGCCTCCCGCGCCGCCAGTGGCGCCCGCCAGCCCTCCGTACGGTCCTTGGACGCGTACCAGCGACCGGGACCGGCGACGTGGTGAACGGTCGTGTGCCCCGGATCCAGCCGGTAACCGAGTTCCTCAGCGGCGTCGAAGACGCGTCGGCGGACCTCGTCGGAGACATACGGCTCGTTGTCGAGGAGCCGCGACACCGTCTTGCGCGAGACAGCGGCCACCCGGGCAACGTCCTCGCCGCGCGGCACGGACACACCCGCGCGCCGCCCCACCACCCGGGCCATGAGAGCTCCTGTCGGCCGCATGCCTGCATCAGGCAAGGTCAGCAGTATGACCGCGCGGTCACTGACCGCGCGGTCATATCTAGACAGCCGGATGGTCACCCGTCAAGAGAAAGCACAGCGCCGATTCCGTCCACGCGACATTTCCGGAGGTCGGCGCACGCGCGCCGAGGGCCGTCGCAACCGACTCGCGATGCGACACCCGGTCACGCATCACCGCTGGCGAGGCGATGGATACCCGAACAGAGCAGCGTCGGCCGACACCCCTGAGCGCCCGCCGCGACTGTCGGACCGAGCGTCTTCGCAGGGATCGCCCCGCACGGCACGTCATCAGCGAGGTCTTGACAGCGGGGCGCCGGAACATTCACTCTTCGACGCGTCCACCCGATCGAATTTGTCTAGTCGCGTTTACTTCTGGTCGAATCACACGGTCGCGCTTCCCGTCATACCGCTTGAGCCGATGCGGAGCCGATGCGCCATACCCGGGATATGGCAGCCCATCAGGAGCCGATGCGCCATTTCATCCTTCGGTTGTCATGGTCCCCGCGGAATCGGCCGGTCGTGGGCGGAAGCCGGCGGCGAAGACGGCTCTGCTCATGACGAGTGCCGGAGCAGAGCCGTCAGGCCCTAGGGCAGGAAGGTGCCCTGCTGTGCCCTCGTCATGAGCGGCGCGCGCGGCCGGCCGCGAACATCGCGCCGGCTCCGACGGCGACCACCAGGGCGGCACCGCCCGCGATCAGACCGACCGGGGCGCTGGAGCCGGTCTCCGCCAGTGGCGGGGTGCTGTCACTGGGCGTCGGCTTCGGCGTGGTGGGCGGCGTCGACGACAGCGGAGGAACGTCCGGGGTCGTGGGAGGTGTCGTGGAGGTTCTGGGCGTGGTCGGCGGGGTCGTCGTCTCCGCGGGGGGCTCGTCTCCGGCAGGGGTGGTGGGAGTGGCGGGAGAACTCGGGGTCGGCTGCGACGGGGTCGGGGTGGGCTTTTCCGGCCTGCTGGGGGTGCACGGCTTTTCGCCCCCGTTCCACGCCGCTATGAGGTGGTAGGGGGTCACGACGCCGTCGGGCTCATAGGGAGCGGGGCCGTGCCCTTCGCCTGTCCCGCCGTCGTAGGTGACGTCATCGCCATACAGGTCGATCTGGCCGTAGCAGTCGGGCGTCTTCACGTTCAACTTCTGCCAGGTCCGCTTGGCGTCTTCCGCACCGGCGACGTCCGCGGCGGTGAGGTAGACGGTGGCCTTGTCGACCAGCGTCTGGCGGCCCGAGGTGTTCCAGTCGGGCCCTTCGGTGGTGTATTCGGCGAGGGAGACGGGGTACTTGCAGCCGTCCCGGACCGTCTGGCCGGGAGCGAGCCGGACCTCGACGGTTCCGGGAGCGGTCTTCCAGAGGTAGAGCCCGCCCTGGGAGGTCCAGTCCGCGCCGACGATGTTCCCGTCGGCACCGACGATGCGGTACTGCACCGTGGCGGACTCGCACGCGCCGGACGTCGTGGCGCTTGCCGTCCCGACACCGAGCAGCGGCAGAGCCGTAGCGGTGGCGGCGACGAAGGCGGTGGCGGCGAGAGCGGACAGACTTCTGAATTGTTGCGAACGCGACAAGATGACCTCTACGGAAGTGAATATGTGGGGGTGGCAGAGCGCGAGGAGAGGGAGGCGCACGAACGGAAAACGATCGAAGGCGTGCGCGACCGGAGCACGCGCGTCACTTCGCTCACTTCATGCACAGCGAAGCGAGCTGAATTCTTGTCACCTTTTACAACTCTCGTCAATTCTCCACGAGTTCATCACGTCCCACGCCGGAGGAACCTGCTGCCGGCTACGTGGGCCGTCCCGTCGACGGCACCCTGTCCGGTGGCAGCCCGCGCGTCGGAGGGGATCGGCCGATGCGTCCGTGACCTGCCGATCACGGCCGACCGCGCCTGTACCGTGCGGGTCCGCTCAGACAGCGAACACTTCCGGGGGAGCTCTCGGGTCACCCTCCGCCGGGTCGGGTCATCCGCCGCACCATGTCCACCCAGGTGGCCTGCAAGCGTGTGACGGGTACCTCGCGCTCCTTGTGCAGGTAGTCCGTCACTTCGAAGCTCGGGAAGGCGAGCAAGGCATGGGCGAGCATGTCGTGATCGCCCTCAACTCCGGCCTCCTGCACGAGAGTGGAGA belongs to Streptomyces graminofaciens and includes:
- a CDS encoding LacI family DNA-binding transcriptional regulator; amino-acid sequence: MARVVGRRAGVSVPRGEDVARVAAVSRKTVSRLLDNEPYVSDEVRRRVFDAAEELGYRLDPGHTTVHHVAGPGRWYASKDRTEGWRAPLAAREAYEPPVIEGDWSLDSGYEAGRRLAADTSVTAVFAAGDEMAVGLIHALREAGRRVPEDISVVGFDGDPVFAHVTPPLTTVRQPFDAAAREGIKLLVHAIEGPQTEQPAASEPLVELVVRGSTAPPPTPHGRTVPPAV
- a CDS encoding RICIN domain-containing protein, yielding MSPAQTGARPGAAPRSRPLSLLTLMLSLIVAVGTLALPAAGRAKAEVRPSQTLYTPPSDAPSPGSLYPRALRLQHNGSANGTILSTFEQYTNGTPVFPIYRSTDNGNSWTKISEVADTQNGWGMRWEPELFELPTAMGGFPAGTILAAGDSVPGDRAATKIDLYASTDRGQTWSFVTNIATGGRAISSNGYTPVWEPFFLISGGKLIVYYSDQRDPDHGQKIVHQVSTDIRNWGPVVDDVAMPTYAARPGMPVVTRLPNGNYVMTHEYCGAPEGGCSVYYHISADPENFISAPGQVLRSTDGTIPSGAPFVTWLPAGGPNGTLVVSGDTQDDLFVNTQNGAANAWTRMRSNVARGYSRGLLPLADGHSLMVLSGGRGRSTGLNPVTYSVVDLGGGISSGATYTVSNANSDLKLTIAGGSTANGTGATQQPTTNGTDQQWRFVQQASGYFKIFNVASGKVLGVQSQSTADGAKILQWDDNGTLDHEWAVAPHPAGGYTITNRVTGKYLEIPGASTAVGTQAVQWSGTSCDCQRWDFTQTALPPLGTGQYVLANKNSGRYLDIPQASTATGTAVQQWNNSACFCQLFTFQSTGSGAWNIKNVNSNLNLDIGSGSTTAGAAVVQNTPSTADSQKWTLTDAGDGYYKLKNVNSGFNAGVAGSSTSNGAPVVQWNDLSNDDQLWKIVRIN
- a CDS encoding MarR family winged helix-turn-helix transcriptional regulator; translation: MGEEAEIRTAKEAADHELVLAFGRLQGAANRLEYILGRALEVECGISHLVFEVLLILGRAGEPGLSMRAIAQEQVLTTGGATRLVDRMEAAGLVTRAESPDDRRGKLVRLTPLGEETAVRASLLHLENIKRYFVEPLPAADRERFAEDLRILSHTARDVLPRLP